One Miscanthus floridulus cultivar M001 chromosome 11, ASM1932011v1, whole genome shotgun sequence DNA window includes the following coding sequences:
- the LOC136490737 gene encoding aminoaldehyde dehydrogenase 2-like — MAPPQTVPRRGLFIGGAWREPCLGRRLPVVNPATEATIGDIPAGTAEDVEIAVAAARDAFSRDGGRHWSGAPGAVRANFLRAIAAKIKDRKSELALLETLDSGKPLDEASADMDDVAACFEYYADLAEALDGKQRSPISLPMENFKSYVLKEPIGVVGLITPWNYPLLMATWKVAPALAAGCTAVLKPSELASVSCLELGAICMEIGLPPGVLNVITGLGPEAGAPLSSHPHVDKIAFTGSTETGKRIMTSAAQMVKPVSLELGGKSPLIVFDDIGDIDKAVEWAMFGIFVNAGEVCSATSRLLLHEKIAKKFLDRLVAWAKNIKVSDPLEEGCRLGSVVSEGQYEKIKKFISTARSEGATILYGGARPQHLRRGFFLEPTIITDISTSMQIWREEVFGPVICVKEFRTESEAVELANDTHYGLAGAVISNDEERCERISKALHSGIIWINCSQPCFVQAPWGGNKRSGFGRELGEWGLDNYMTVKQVTKYCSDEPWGWYQPPSKL, encoded by the exons atggcgccgccgcagaCGGTCCCCCGGCGCGGCCTCTTCATTGGCGGGGCCTGGAGGGAGCCGTGCCTCGGGCGCCGCCTCCCCGTCGTCAACCCGGCCACCGAGGCCACCATCG GCGACATCCCGGCGGGCACGGCGGAGGACGTGGAGATCGCGGTCGCGGCGGCGCGGGACGCGTTCTCCCGCGACGGCGGGAGGCACTGGTCGGGCGCCCCTGGGGCCGTGCGCGCCAACTTCCTCAGGGCGATCGCCGCCAAG ATTAAAGATAGAAAATCTGAGTTGGCTTTGCTGGAGACACTTGATTCTGGGAAGCCTCTGGATGAAGCAAGTGCAGACATG GATGATGTCGCTGCATGCTTTGAGTACTATGCTGATCTGGCAGAAGCTTTAGATGGGAAGCAACGTTCACCAATCTCTCTGCCTATGGAAAACTTCAAGTCATATGTACTTAAAGAACCCATTGGGGTTGTTGGACTGATCACTCCTTG GAACTATCCTCTGTTGATGGCAACTTGGAAGGTCGCACCTGCCTTGGCTGCTGGGTGTACAGCTGTATTAAAGCCTTCAGAGTTGGCTTCTGT GAGTTGCTTAGAGCTTGGTGCAATATGTATGGAAATAGGCCTACCACCAGGTGTCTTGAACGTAATTACTGGTCTGGGCCCTGAAGCTGGTGCTCCATTATCCTCACATCCCCATGTGGATAAG ATTGCTTTTACTGGAAGTACAGAAACTGGTAAGAGGATAATGACTTCAGCTGCCCAAATGGTTAAG CCTGTTTCATTAGAGCTTGGTGGCAAAAGTCCTCTTATTGTCTTTGATGACATTGGTGACATTGACAAAG CTGTTGAATGGGCCATGTTTGGGATCTTCGTAAATGCTGGTGAAGTCTGCAGTGCTACTTCTCGTCTACTGCTGCAT GAGAAAATTGCAAAGAAATTCTTGGATAGATTGGTTGCATGGGCAAAGAATATAAAAGTCTCAGATCCACTGGAGGAAGGCTGCAGACTGGGTTCAGTTGTCAGTGAAGGACAG TATGAAAAGATAAAGAAGTTCATCTCAACTGCAAGAAGTGAAGGTGCCACAATTCTGTATGGAGGTGCCCGACCACAG CATCTCAGAAGAGGGTTCTTTCTCGAACCTACAATTATAACAGATATTAGTACGTCAATGCAAATTTGGCGAGAGGAAGTCTTTGGACCAGTCATCTGCGTTAAAGAGTTCAGGACAGAGAGTGAAGCTGTGGAACTTGCAAATGATACTCA CTATGGTTTAGCTGGTGCGGTGATCTCCAATGATGAAGAGAGGTGCGAGCGCATTTCAAAG GCTCTTCACTCTGGTATTATTTGGATAAATTGCTCGCAGCCATGCTTCGTCCAAGCTCCTTGGGGAGGGAACAAGCGGAGCGGTTTTGGTCGGGAGCTCGGAGAATG GGGCCTTGATAACTATATGACCGTGAAGCAAGTCACCAAGTATTGCTCGGATGAACCGTGGGGATGGTACCAGCCTCCATCTAAGCTGTGA